From the genome of Leptospira langatensis:
GATTTGAAACGGACATTCCGGCATATTCTGCCAGATCCTTTGCGGAATGATCTTCATGCGGCATTGTAGTGATCAATTCTACGATCTTTTGGATACGAGGGTCTATGATCCTTGTTCCATCCGTAGGTATCGGGGGAATTTGATTCAATAATTCTAATATTTCTTCGTCGGAAACGGAATCAGTGGATAGGATCTGATTGATCTTATCGAACAGTTCTTCTTCTTCTCGCAAGCCTATAAAAATACCTTCATTTTCTCTTTCTTCATTCGACGATCTTAGGGATTCATAATTGGGACCACTTAGATCCATAAAGAGTAGTACGCAAAACTTTCCCGAGAATCGAATCGAATGATCTACCATGGGAGGAATGAGTGCCGTCCGAAAATTGAGCCAATCGGTATCGTTCAAAGAAACTTGGAATTCCCCATCCAAGCTTATGCATACGGTTGCTGCCGCTCTTCGACGTAATGTTAGGTCGGGCAGATAACCTGCAAATAGGCAACGACTTCCCCAAATGAATATCCTTTCTTGGCGATCGAGTGGACGTGAATCAGTTATCATAGCAAGAGCCTGGCAAAGTTTTTATTCAAAGTTGCAGAATTATACAAGGAGCTTTCATCTTCCGCAAATATAATCAACCTGTCACGGAGAATTTAACCTACCCTGCGCTTGGGTAGAAGGTTGGAACGAATATACTACTCTATAATATGATCTATTGCTATATGATAAAGCTGGCTTTGGACGCAAAAACGGAAAATCCGAGCGAAAAAATATCGGAGAAGGGCGTTTTTGCCGAGATTTCTAAGCTTGCGAGTGGATCCGGAGAGGTTCCCGTAAATGACCTTGAGATCAGACCTTCTACTTCCTTGAAAGTAACAGTTACTCTGTGACGGATTCATCCCAAGAATTAAAACGTCGTGCCCTGGTCATATTGTTCGGGGTGACGATCCTGCTCGTTCCTTTCTGGTCCTTGACCTATTGGTTTTATGATCTGTATTTGGCGGCGATCATTCCCGTTATATACTCTGCCTGCGGGTTACTTACTCTTCTTTATTATTGGTGGAAGGGGGAGTCGGGTTTCTCCGTCTTTATGGTTACTTGCTTTGGACTATATTTTATCTTGCCTCCAATCTTGCAGGGAGCGTTAGGCGGGTATCAAAATGCAAGCGGTGTCATTCTTTGGATGTTTCCGGTAGTGATCGCCACGTTCATTTACCAAGGGGCCCGCAGCGCGTTTTACTGGGGATCCGCCTTCATGTTGATCGTTGTCGGATCGGTTTTTTCCCCCAAGCTGATCGGGAATCCGTCGGGACACAGACTTCCGGAGCAGTTGATAGATATCTTTTATGCGCTCAATATAGTTGCTATCGGCGGGATCGTATCTATGACGGTCTACTATTTGATAACTACTATATCAAGAAAGTCTAATCAATTAACTCTTGCTTTAGGTGAGGTCACTAAGGCGAAGGAAATGCAAGAGAAGGATTATTTCCTGATCAGCTATTTGAGCAATCCTCTCAGTCAGGTAAAAGAACATGCGGGACCAGTGAAGGTCGAATCCTTGATCGAGCAGAGAAAGAAATTCTATTATAAGAACCAGATCCATGAGATCGGCGGCGATATTTGTATTTCCGATCGGATCACTTTACGAGGTAAGCACTACACAACCTTCTTAAATGGAGATGCGATGGGCAAATCCCTCCAAGGAGCCGCTGGAGCCATCATCATGGGCAGTGTGTTCCGAGTTTGTCTCTCTAGGGCCATGGCAAAGAAATACCAACACCAATATCCGGAGCAATGGATCAAGGCTTGCTACTTAGACTTTCAGAAAATTTTCGAATCCTTTGACGGCTCTATGTTCATGTCGATTGTCTTCGGATTGGTCGACGAAGAAAGAGGGTTTCTCTATTATATCAACGCAGAACATCCTTGGACAGTTCTGTATAGGGACGGTGATGCTCGCTATCTGGAGGATGAGCTTTATATACGTAAGTTGGGTATGCCTATCATTGACAGGATCATCCAAGAAGGAAGCGACTCTCATCGCATTGAGAATGTTTTTACGTTGAAAACATTCTTACTCAAACCGGGAGATTCGATCATTCTTGGCTCCGACGGAAGAGACGATATTTCTATCAAGAAGCCGGAAACAGGAATGCAAGAGATCAATGGTGATATAGAACTTTTCCTGAAGGCTGTTCGAAAAGGTAAGGGGGACTTGGTTGAGATCAAGGATTTCCTTGTAAACCAAGGAGACCTTACGGATGATCTAAGTTTGATGCGTATTTCGTACAATGTGGAAGGCAAGAGAGAGGAAAAACCGATTGCGAATGAAAAAGAGTATGTTCGTGCAAATGGCCAAGCGCTTCGTAATGCACTGGAACGAAAGGATTTTGCGTCTGCTGCTAAAATTGCCCAGGAGCAAATCCATCATTTTCCTGAGAACGATACCATGTTTCTGATCGCATCGATCAGTAATCGAAAGATCAACAATTTAGAGCTCGCAGCAGATCTAGGAGAATGCTACCATTTCCGTTATCCGAACAGTAGAAGCAGTCTCATGAATCTGACAAAGATCTATTATTTGGCCGGAGAGCATGAACGGGCCAAGTATTTGCTGGACAGATTGAAAGCAATCGATCCGGAATATGAGCCCTTAAAAAAATTGCTCCAAAAGATCAGGAGCAAGAATCGTATTTATAATTAAGGGCCAGATCGGAAAAATAGCGACTGACTCGCTATGCAGGTTCCATGTTCGTAAAGAACTCTAGTAGGCTCTCAGGTGCATTGTCGCCGTAACAGGCCTCAAAGATCACCTCGGCGTCTAGAGCCGCAGAGGCACTGCGAGTGAAGAGTTCTTTTTCATAGGCAGCCAAGGCGACTTCAATATTTCTTGGATTCGCTGCAATCTCTTTGGCAAGTTCGGCACCGTCATACATCGCTAAGTTGGCTCCCTCTCCGGAGGGCGCCATCAAGTGTGCTGCATCTCCTAATAACGTAACCCCAGGAACGCGGGCCCATTTATGATCTGCAGGAAGGGAATGGATGGGACGAGGGGTTGCAGTCTCACCTTCCATAATAAGAGCCTTTAATTCAGGAGCCCAGTCATCAAATTCGTCGGCAACACTTACCAAGGCTTTCGTAGGATCGGAGAAGTCGATCTTCTCGATCCAGTCCTTCGGCTTCTTTAAAGCCACGTAGGTATGTAATACTCCGTTGGTCTCCTTGTGGGCCACAATTCCTTTATCCGGCGCAAGTGCGAACAACGCGCCTCCTCCGACTACATCTGCACTTGTCTTGTGGCGGTTCTCGCTATCAAATAGATACGTCTCAACGAAAGAAGTGCCAGTGTATACAGGCTTTGCTTCCGAAACAAGCGAACGAACTCTGGACCAAGCACCGTCAGCGCCAACGAGTAGGTCAGTAGTCACAGAAGAGCCATTCGCAAAAATCAATACATGACGCCCTTCACCGATCGAATATGCCTCCTGGATCTTGTGTCCCCATTGGATCGTGTCGGAAGGAAGCGAGTTGATAAGAATTCGACGAAGATCTCCTCGAAGTACTTCGGGTCTAGCGCCTGTACCATCATCGGGCTCGTCGAGTAGGATATTGCCTTCTTTATCGAGTAATCGAGTTGCTTGGCCTCCGGCATGAATGATCTTTAGAAATTCTTCAAACAGTTCTGCCGCCTTCAGAGCCAACTGTCCATTGTCTTCGTGGATATCGAGCATGCCTCCTTGTGTTCTTGCGCTTTCGGAACTTTCTGCCTCATAGATTTTAGATTTAATGCCGTGAACATGGAGAACTCGAGCGAGAGTTAAGCCTCCTAACCCGGCGCCGATGATTGCAATCGGAATGTGGTTCTGTTGGTTCATATTTAGATCTCCTTTTTATAAATAAGACGTCGGTCTTTATTTTTTAATTGACTAAAATATTTAAGTCAATTAAATTTTATTAGAATATTTAAGAACCGAGAAGGATTTTTGATTTTGGGATTACGAGAGATAAAGAAAGAGCAAACCCGCAAGGCGATCTCAGATATGGCGACAAAGCTTTTTATGGAACAAGGCTATCATGCGGTCACAACGGCTCAAATCGCCAAACTAGCCAATGTCTCTGTGCCAACCCTATTTAATTATTTTCCAAACAAAGAGTCTCTTGTCTTCGATGAGGATATAGAAAGGGAAGAACGACTACTGAATGCGGTCTTGTCCCGGAAAAAAGGAGTATCGATACTGGACGCGCTTCTTGACTTTGGATTGAAGAATCCTGCATTCAACTCTGTGAATCGCAAGCTTGTTCGAGACTTTAGGAACTTTATCAAATCGACCCCGGAACTTTCTCATTATGAGAGGCAAATTACGATGAGATATGAGAGCTCTCTTGCGAAAGTCCTTCAGAAAGAGGCGAAGAATAAATTGGGCGATGTAGAAGCGGGATCCATTGCGCATTTTATCCTAGATGCGTTCTTTAGAGCTAGCGATTCCTCTCGTCCTCAAAAGACTTTAGAATCGCTTTTTGAGATCTTAAAGAACGGATGGGAGGAATGACGTTTATTCCTTATAATAGATCCCTGTCATGCTTTCGGAAATTTTCCAAATTTTGTCGGCTGCATTTTTATCCAAAGCCCATGGCCTAACACCGAATGGAGCCTTACTGTCGATAGGAACAATAGGCGCTATATTACAGTCTTCTAAATATAGTCCTCCTTTTCCATTTAGGTCGGAACTGACCGCAGCCCAAACAGTAGTAGCGCCTCCTTGCTTTACAGTTTTGTAAATATCTCCGATGTTCTTCGGTCTTCTCAGGAAATTTAGAATTTCGGTAGCATAGAACGTCCTCAGTGTTACGGCTAATAATTTACTAAGATTTACTTTATATTCTGGTGAATAACCCACCATTGAACCTGCAAAAAGATCGGAAGTGGGAATTGGGCCCGGATGCACTGCAAAGGCTCGGATATGATATTTCTGTAAAAGCTCGTCTTCTTTTACAGTCAGAAGGGATAATGCAGTTTTACTTTGAGCATACGCTACCATTCCGTTGTATGGAGTATGTTCGAAGTTAATATCCTCAAAGATCACATTGCTAAGTCGATGTCCGCGAGAAGATAAATTCACGATCCTTGCTCCATTCGCTTTCTTCAGAGCGGGAATGAGCTTGACCGTAAGTTCGAAATGTCCCAGAACATTTGTTGCAAATTGCCGTTCAAATCCTCGTGCATCTCTTTGTAATGGAGTATTATGGATACCGGCACTGTTTACCAAGATGTCGATTTGTCTGTTCGACTTCAGAAATTTCTGTGTGAAACTTTCTATAGAAGAAGGGATCAATAAGTCCAAGTATTCGATCTCTACATTCTTTAATCCCTTCAAATTGCTTTTGGCCCATTCAATATCCGGTGCCAGTGCTATGACTTTTGCTCCGACGCTCAGAAATGCCTTTGCAGCTTCTCTTCCCGTTCCGGTGTGTCCTCCGGTCATTACTATTATCTTTCCAGTTAGATCTAGCCCTTTGACTACATCCATCGCCTCCGTACTATGACCGAAACTGTTTTGGATCGGTTGTTGCTCTTCGCTCGGAATGATCGGTCCTGAATAAAGCGGATCGGCAGATGATCCATCATTTTTTATTAATATGAATAATACAACGGCATAAAAAAATACAAGAAGAGTGAGCGGAATAGCTGCAATCAATATTGTTTTCCTTTTAAAAGAGATTTTGGGTTTCATAGTGATTTCCTTTTCCTATGGTAAGATAGATCGAGAGAGTTTGGCTTTCGGGAAAGGTTATTTGGCAGTATACTTCTTTAAGAACTTTGCAACCGTTTCTCGGTATTGTTCCGGCTGATCGTGATAGGACATTGCATGCAATGCGCCGGGAACAATCCAGAGTTCTTTAGGGCAATTTGCCGCTTCGTAAAGCTTTTGTGCCATCCACACTGGGTTATAATTGTCCTGTTCTCCGTGAATAAATAGAGTAGGGGTCTTGGATCTTTTTACTGCTTCGAGAGCACTTGCCTCTTCAAAACTATATCCGGCCTTGTCTTTCGTCTTAGAACTTGCTAAGTTCAATAGCGGGAAAGTAGGTATATGATATAAATTGTTAATTTGATGAGAAAGTTCATCATGAACTGAAGTATACCCAGAATCCTCTACAATTGCCTTTATCTGCGAAGGTAATGCTTCTCCGCTCATCATCAAGACGGTGGCTCCCCCCATGGATACTCCATGGAGTACGATCTTAGTATCTTTCCCTAATTTCTTAATTAGAATGTCGATCCATTCCAAATAATCTAATCTGTCCAACCATCCCATTCCAATGTATTCTCCTTCACTGCTCCCGTGGGCTCGGTTGTCCGCCATAAAAACGTTATAACCTAAATGTTGGTATAAGACCGCATATTTTGCCATCATTCTCGCATCAGCTCTATGCCCATGTATTAGAATTACTAATTGTTTCGAAGGACGATCATTTCGGATGTAGTATCCATGCAAGGTGGTCCCATCTTTCGCTTTTAATATTAAAGATTCTGCATTTGACTTTTTCAGCCATTCGGCACCGAATTCGTTATCCTTATAGATCATCACGCTTACAGGATTCGCAGGATTTACTTTTGGAGTCGTAGCTGGTTGCCGAACGATTGCTCCGTTGAAGACCGGGTTGCACGCGTTTAGTCCTATAAGGACTAAGAATCTCAAGAATTGATTTCTCATGTAAATCTCCTTACTGCTATCTGTTGGATCGTTTGCAATACGATCGTAAAGACTGCATATCTTAATTCTATGACTGAATAAACTATTTAATTACTTTACTAAAATAGTAAAATTAGTCAACTTAATTTAAAATTAACGTGAGCTAATAGTATGGAAATGCCGATCAACTCTTGACGAATTGTAATTCCTTAGGATTGGCTGGGGGTTTACGGGGTCTGGTTAGGTTTCGATTTGGCAGCAAACACGAATGCAAAGGCCGAATTTTTTTATTAGATCGGCTCTAGAAGTCACATCCTCTTCCTTCCAAGTGAGTCCGCAAAGAAAAAGCACTTGTGAGATCTCTTTAGGGGAATAGATATTTTTACTTCGTTTAAACTCTGTCGATTCCGCTATTGCCTTTGCTATCTTTGATCGAAACATATCTTTATATTTTTCGATCTGTACCCCGGATATACTATTGCCGGTCTTGATGATATCGAAGGATTTCGGAGAAAATGTGGCGTAATGACGACCGAACCAAGCATCCATCGCTCCAAGAAGTCGGTCATATAAGGAAGAATTTCCTTTAGATAGCTCTTCTTGTACTAAGATCAATCCATCGTCTAAGTATTTTTGTAATGATGCTAGAAAGATTTCCTGTTTGCTGGAAAAATGAAGGTAGAGCCCTTGCTTGGACAAATGAGCTGCTTCGGCTATATCGTCCACGGACGTTTTTTGAAAGCCAAATTGACCAAAGACACCGATTGCCGCATTCAAAATGCTTTCTTTTTTTGTCGGACCTTTTTCTGACAATTGGGCCATTTGATCATACTTTACTATATTAGTAAATATAGTAAAGTATATTTACGGAAACTTACATTTCTTCCGCCTAAAGAAAAAGGCCGACTCGAGTTGAGCCGACCCTAACTTCGGTCTTATCGATCTTTTAGGTAAAGAAGATCCGCCTAAAAGCTACTTGATGGATCAGCGATTCTGAACGGTAACATTTTCCGTCTTCACGTATGAAGTATCGTACCACCAGGCACGTACTTCCATAGGACGATCTACCTTGTCCGGTGAGATGCTAAAGTCGAGATCCAAATTGGTGTAAAGACCGGGGCCTGCGAAATCATGACGATACACATCTCTTGCCGCTAAGACATTCTGCCCGTCGAACACATCTAAGGTAACTACCTTATCGTTATTCGCATTTGTCACATCCACCATCATCCGGAAGATCGCTTTCTTATTTCCGCTCCCCCAGCGAGCCCTATCGTAAGGACCGTACAGAATATGATCTGCCCAGTTGTCCGCAGTGGTCACGACCCATGCGTCTCCTTCTGCGAAGCCTGTGCGATGGCCCAGATCCTTGGCCTTATATACCAAAGGAAGGTCGCCGATCGCATTCCGGTTTTGGACAGTGACGTTATCTATCTTCACATAAGAAGTGTCATACCACCAAGCGCGTACTTCCATAGGACGATCAGCCTTGTCAGGGGCAATATTGAAGTCTAGGATAAACGGAGTGTATTGGCCGGCACCTATGAATTCTTTTCTATAGATATCTCTGGAGGCCAATACGTCTTGACCGTCAAACACATCTATTGTGAGAACCTTATCGTTATTTGCGTTCGTCACATCCACCAAGATGCGGAAGATCGCTTGCTTATAGCCGGTGCCCCAACGACCTCTATCGTAAGGTCCGTAGAGAATGTGATCCGCAGAATAATCCGCGGTAGTCACGGCCCAGGCATTTCCATCCGCAAATCCTGTACGATGGGAAAGGTCCTTCGCATTATAGACCAAAGGCAGTTCTCCGCTTAAAGGAGAAGAGCAACAAAGAAGAGCAGCAGCCCCGCCGTTTCTTTGCGCGATCCCAGCAACATATTCCACATCGGCACATTGGCCTTTATAAGAACCGGGGGCCCAGTCGCCAGCACGTTGAGAAGAACGATTATCGCCACGATCGAACCAAACGGTTCGGCAAGAGTTTGCCAGAGGGATCTTGCTATGCGCACAGAGAACACCACTGGTTCCCCAGGAATGCTTGGTGGCGCCGGCAACATAATAGTCCGTAGGACATTCATACTTGGTGAAGCCACCGGCCCAATCCCCGGTATCATGAGAACGAGTAGGAGTCTCATACACTGCTTGCACATTGATCGCACGATCGCTATTCCAAAGTTTGCCGTACTTAGTATCCCCGCAGAGGGCACGTTGGTCTTGGCTTAAGCCTAAGAAGCGTTCTCCGTCGGGACAAGTCCCTTTATTCGCACCGGACAACCAATCGTTATCGATCGTGCTCGCGTTATCATCCACACCGTTAAAGTTCAAACGAGTGAAATGATCCACGTTAGACACTGTTCCTGTCTTACCATTGTTCGAGATCAAACGGCTCAAATGTTCAAAGCGCCAGTCGTCCATTCTGGTTTGGGACCAATCCGATGTCACGAGACCCCATTCGTCTTCTCCATTCAAAGGCCAGATCGCAAAATCGATATCCTTATCGATCAAGTAGTCCACGATCCTCTTTAACCATTCTCTATCCGCTGGATTGGTCTCTCCGGGCGAAGCACCGAATTCACTTAACCAAACCGGATAAGTGGTGATCGTATCCGGATTCGTTACATATCCCCATTCATCCGTGATCGTATTGCGGAAAGTATCCAGATCCATGTCCTTGTATTTGATATTCCCGCCGGAAGTGGCATCGTCCCCATTATGCTTAGGGCCGATATAAGCATAGTTATGTGCAGAATATACCAACTTGTTCATCGCACGAATATGAGCCTGAAGATCACGTACAGGTTTTAAGAAGGGACGTTCTCCGGAACCGAGGATCGGGATCGCTCCCCACCAATTGATCCCTTCGATCACGATCAAGATATCCGGATTGATGCGAAGAATATCATTTGCCGCATTTTGAGAGGCCAAGCGCCAATCGTCGATATTCCCCCAGCCCCAATTCGGACTATTCGGGAGATATGTATCGTTGAAACGCATAGTCCTCACTTCATTACGAAGATCCGCAGCAGCTACAAGCTTATTGCTTTTATAGCGATCCGCTAAGAAAGCCCAATCCGCTCTCCACATCTCCGGGGTCTGGTTGTATGCAAAAGA
Proteins encoded in this window:
- a CDS encoding PP2C family protein-serine/threonine phosphatase; the encoded protein is MTDSSQELKRRALVILFGVTILLVPFWSLTYWFYDLYLAAIIPVIYSACGLLTLLYYWWKGESGFSVFMVTCFGLYFILPPILQGALGGYQNASGVILWMFPVVIATFIYQGARSAFYWGSAFMLIVVGSVFSPKLIGNPSGHRLPEQLIDIFYALNIVAIGGIVSMTVYYLITTISRKSNQLTLALGEVTKAKEMQEKDYFLISYLSNPLSQVKEHAGPVKVESLIEQRKKFYYKNQIHEIGGDICISDRITLRGKHYTTFLNGDAMGKSLQGAAGAIIMGSVFRVCLSRAMAKKYQHQYPEQWIKACYLDFQKIFESFDGSMFMSIVFGLVDEERGFLYYINAEHPWTVLYRDGDARYLEDELYIRKLGMPIIDRIIQEGSDSHRIENVFTLKTFLLKPGDSIILGSDGRDDISIKKPETGMQEINGDIELFLKAVRKGKGDLVEIKDFLVNQGDLTDDLSLMRISYNVEGKREEKPIANEKEYVRANGQALRNALERKDFASAAKIAQEQIHHFPENDTMFLIASISNRKINNLELAADLGECYHFRYPNSRSSLMNLTKIYYLAGEHERAKYLLDRLKAIDPEYEPLKKLLQKIRSKNRIYN
- a CDS encoding FAD-dependent oxidoreductase, translated to MNQQNHIPIAIIGAGLGGLTLARVLHVHGIKSKIYEAESSESARTQGGMLDIHEDNGQLALKAAELFEEFLKIIHAGGQATRLLDKEGNILLDEPDDGTGARPEVLRGDLRRILINSLPSDTIQWGHKIQEAYSIGEGRHVLIFANGSSVTTDLLVGADGAWSRVRSLVSEAKPVYTGTSFVETYLFDSENRHKTSADVVGGGALFALAPDKGIVAHKETNGVLHTYVALKKPKDWIEKIDFSDPTKALVSVADEFDDWAPELKALIMEGETATPRPIHSLPADHKWARVPGVTLLGDAAHLMAPSGEGANLAMYDGAELAKEIAANPRNIEVALAAYEKELFTRSASAALDAEVIFEACYGDNAPESLLEFFTNMEPA
- a CDS encoding glycoside hydrolase family 5 protein, producing the protein MFIGKRLKVFCSILVLWVSAASCSPDSKQSLFPFFSQASQSFKSVAFSAMSLAGFSTPPVPPLSTSGRYIVDSNNNRFKLKAVNWYGASDTRQVVGGLDKQPISHIVSLIQEWGFNSVRLPFSNKMLHDSSVVPNDYISANPQLFGKTALEVYDATVQALTSAGIVVVLNNHTTFSEWCCGFDYNGEWYHTGSSFAYNQTPEMWRADWAFLADRYKSNKLVAAADLRNEVRTMRFNDTYLPNSPNWGWGNIDDWRLASQNAANDILRINPDILIVIEGINWWGAIPILGSGERPFLKPVRDLQAHIRAMNKLVYSAHNYAYIGPKHNGDDATSGGNIKYKDMDLDTFRNTITDEWGYVTNPDTITTYPVWLSEFGASPGETNPADREWLKRIVDYLIDKDIDFAIWPLNGEDEWGLVTSDWSQTRMDDWRFEHLSRLISNNGKTGTVSNVDHFTRLNFNGVDDNASTIDNDWLSGANKGTCPDGERFLGLSQDQRALCGDTKYGKLWNSDRAINVQAVYETPTRSHDTGDWAGGFTKYECPTDYYVAGATKHSWGTSGVLCAHSKIPLANSCRTVWFDRGDNRSSQRAGDWAPGSYKGQCADVEYVAGIAQRNGGAAALLCCSSPLSGELPLVYNAKDLSHRTGFADGNAWAVTTADYSADHILYGPYDRGRWGTGYKQAIFRILVDVTNANNDKVLTIDVFDGQDVLASRDIYRKEFIGAGQYTPFILDFNIAPDKADRPMEVRAWWYDTSYVKIDNVTVQNRNAIGDLPLVYKAKDLGHRTGFAEGDAWVVTTADNWADHILYGPYDRARWGSGNKKAIFRMMVDVTNANNDKVVTLDVFDGQNVLAARDVYRHDFAGPGLYTNLDLDFSISPDKVDRPMEVRAWWYDTSYVKTENVTVQNR
- a CDS encoding alpha/beta hydrolase, whose amino-acid sequence is MRNQFLRFLVLIGLNACNPVFNGAIVRQPATTPKVNPANPVSVMIYKDNEFGAEWLKKSNAESLILKAKDGTTLHGYYIRNDRPSKQLVILIHGHRADARMMAKYAVLYQHLGYNVFMADNRAHGSSEGEYIGMGWLDRLDYLEWIDILIKKLGKDTKIVLHGVSMGGATVLMMSGEALPSQIKAIVEDSGYTSVHDELSHQINNLYHIPTFPLLNLASSKTKDKAGYSFEEASALEAVKRSKTPTLFIHGEQDNYNPVWMAQKLYEAANCPKELWIVPGALHAMSYHDQPEQYRETVAKFLKKYTAK
- a CDS encoding TetR/AcrR family transcriptional regulator, coding for MATKLFMEQGYHAVTTAQIAKLANVSVPTLFNYFPNKESLVFDEDIEREERLLNAVLSRKKGVSILDALLDFGLKNPAFNSVNRKLVRDFRNFIKSTPELSHYERQITMRYESSLAKVLQKEAKNKLGDVEAGSIAHFILDAFFRASDSSRPQKTLESLFEILKNGWEE
- a CDS encoding helix-turn-helix transcriptional regulator, whose protein sequence is MITDSRPLDRQERIFIWGSRCLFAGYLPDLTLRRRAAATVCISLDGEFQVSLNDTDWLNFRTALIPPMVDHSIRFSGKFCVLLFMDLSGPNYESLRSSNEERENEGIFIGLREEEELFDKINQILSTDSVSDEEILELLNQIPPIPTDGTRIIDPRIQKIVELITTMPHEDHSAKDLAEYAGMSVSNLEHQFKKEIGIPFHSFRTWFRLKLTVYSLLHGMSHTDSAHRAGFFDSAHFTRTFRSTFGLPPSEIFRSTRHLRSFIEVPASYVEA
- a CDS encoding TetR/AcrR family transcriptional regulator, yielding MAQLSEKGPTKKESILNAAIGVFGQFGFQKTSVDDIAEAAHLSKQGLYLHFSSKQEIFLASLQKYLDDGLILVQEELSKGNSSLYDRLLGAMDAWFGRHYATFSPKSFDIIKTGNSISGVQIEKYKDMFRSKIAKAIAESTEFKRSKNIYSPKEISQVLFLCGLTWKEEDVTSRADLIKKFGLCIRVCCQIET
- a CDS encoding SDR family NAD(P)-dependent oxidoreductase, translated to MKPKISFKRKTILIAAIPLTLLVFFYAVVLFILIKNDGSSADPLYSGPIIPSEEQQPIQNSFGHSTEAMDVVKGLDLTGKIIVMTGGHTGTGREAAKAFLSVGAKVIALAPDIEWAKSNLKGLKNVEIEYLDLLIPSSIESFTQKFLKSNRQIDILVNSAGIHNTPLQRDARGFERQFATNVLGHFELTVKLIPALKKANGARIVNLSSRGHRLSNVIFEDINFEHTPYNGMVAYAQSKTALSLLTVKEDELLQKYHIRAFAVHPGPIPTSDLFAGSMVGYSPEYKVNLSKLLAVTLRTFYATEILNFLRRPKNIGDIYKTVKQGGATTVWAAVSSDLNGKGGLYLEDCNIAPIVPIDSKAPFGVRPWALDKNAADKIWKISESMTGIYYKE